A single Pseudomonas sp. DC1.2 DNA region contains:
- a CDS encoding oxidoreductase, producing the protein MTASTAKPVWFITGCSTGFGRQLALHTLSLGYPTVVTARNPAQVEDIVKGYEDIALVLTLDVTDPAQVNAAVEAAHLRFGRIDVLVNNAGIGYFGSFEESDLDQARNMMEINVWGLARMTRAVLPGMRQQRSGTVVNISSVGGIVAFPAVSFYHATKFAVEGISESLAQEVAPLGIKVLIVEPSAFRTDWAGRSANEASQTIDDYRETAGKRMEMIRGYSGNQPGDPVRAAIAIVDAVEAPNPPLRLLLGKAALAGGRGKIESLRRDFEGWAAVSEGADFPG; encoded by the coding sequence ATGACTGCATCGACAGCAAAACCGGTCTGGTTTATCACCGGCTGTTCAACGGGTTTCGGCCGTCAACTAGCCTTGCATACCCTGAGTCTGGGCTACCCCACCGTGGTCACGGCGCGTAATCCCGCACAGGTTGAGGACATCGTCAAAGGTTACGAAGATATTGCTTTGGTGCTGACGCTGGACGTCACCGACCCAGCTCAGGTCAACGCCGCGGTCGAAGCTGCCCACCTACGTTTTGGTCGCATTGATGTCCTGGTGAATAACGCAGGGATTGGTTACTTCGGCTCTTTCGAAGAAAGTGATCTGGACCAGGCGCGCAACATGATGGAAATCAACGTCTGGGGCTTGGCGCGGATGACCCGTGCGGTGTTGCCGGGCATGCGTCAGCAGCGCAGCGGCACCGTCGTCAATATTTCCTCTGTGGGCGGAATCGTTGCGTTCCCGGCGGTGAGTTTCTATCACGCCACCAAATTTGCCGTTGAAGGGATATCAGAATCCCTGGCTCAGGAAGTTGCGCCGCTGGGGATCAAAGTATTGATCGTTGAGCCAAGCGCCTTTCGTACCGATTGGGCCGGTCGCTCGGCCAACGAAGCAAGCCAGACCATCGATGATTACCGTGAAACAGCTGGCAAGCGCATGGAAATGATACGTGGCTATAGCGGCAATCAGCCGGGTGATCCGGTGCGGGCGGCGATTGCTATCGTCGACGCGGTGGAAGCTCCGAATCCGCCGTTACGTCTGTTGCTGGGTAAAGCGGCGCTGGCAGGCGGGCGCGGCAAGATCGAATCGTTGCGTAGGGATTTTGAAGGTTGGGCTGCAGTCAGTGAAGGTGCAGACTTTCCAGGTTGA